The nucleotide sequence GACGAGCCTGGTCGGCTCGGTCGGCGTGATCATCCAGACCTTCGACGCCACCGGCACCATGTCGCTGCTGGGCCTTCAACCACGGGCTTACACCTCCGGCGATCTCAAGTCGATGGGCTCGCCGCTGGAGGAGCGCACCGCTGATCAGGATGCGGTGTTCGAAGGTTTAGTCGACGAGATGTTCGACGAGTTTGCGACGAAGGTTCGGCAGCGGACACTGTCAACCGATGCGTGGGACACGATTTCCAGCGGGCGCATCTTCACCGGCAAGACCGCAGTCGATCTGGGCATGATCGATGGGATCGGTCAGCTCCAGGTTGCCATTGATCGGGCCTCGCAACTGGCCGGCGTGACGAAGCCGACGGTGGTGATTTACAAGCGACCGTTCGGATACGAGGGCAGCGTTTACGCCGCGGCCGAACCGATCCGACCGATGAGCAACGGATCCCCGATCACCTTGCCGGAGACCTTGCAACCGCTGCCCGGTGGTGCGTACTACCTGTGGCGACCATGATGTTCCGACAGCCCACCGTCGCATGATCGAGCTGACCTGCACCAACTGCAACGATCGAATGGAGATCGACGACGCCTTCGCCGGTGGCGTGGTTCGGTGCCGGCATTGTGGTGCGATTCAGACCGTTCCTAGCAAGCACAAGTTGGGTAAACCCAAAAACC is from Planctomycetota bacterium and encodes:
- the sppA gene encoding signal peptide peptidase SppA, which encodes MPKWMSPSLLIVGLFLLAGCSLPSFLVTPITNPTGLQESVVDKGGRDKIVVVPVEGLLVNARAGGGPIGGPGENKVSLIAEQLDRAAKDKHVKAVVLRVNSPGGTVAGSDALYHLVADFRTRTGKPVVAAVQELGASGGYYVALAADEIYAQPTSLVGSVGVIIQTFDATGTMSLLGLQPRAYTSGDLKSMGSPLEERTADQDAVFEGLVDEMFDEFATKVRQRTLSTDAWDTISSGRIFTGKTAVDLGMIDGIGQLQVAIDRASQLAGVTKPTVVIYKRPFGYEGSVYAAAEPIRPMSNGSPITLPETLQPLPGGAYYLWRP